One part of the Eucalyptus grandis isolate ANBG69807.140 chromosome 10, ASM1654582v1, whole genome shotgun sequence genome encodes these proteins:
- the LOC104422994 gene encoding developmentally-regulated G-protein 2 yields MGIIEKIKEIEAEMARTQKNKATEYHLGQLKAKIAKLRTQLLEPPKGSSGAGEGFEVTKYGHGRVALIGFPSVGKSTLLTLLTGTHSEAASYEFTTLTCIPGIVHYNDAKIQLLDLPGIIEGASEGKGRGRQVIAVAKSSDIVLMVLDASKSEGHRQILTRELEAVGLRLNKRPPQIYFKKKKTGGISFNSTLPLTHVDEKLCYQILHEYKIHNAEVLFREDATADDLIDVIEGNRKYMKCIYVYNKIDVIGIDDVDRLARQPNSIVISCNLKLNFDRLLSKIWEDMGLVRIYSKPQGQQPDFTDPFVLSTDRGGCSVEDFCNHIHRSLVKDVKYVLVWGTSARHYPQHCGLCHVLQDEDVVQVVKKKDKDEGGRGRFKSHSNAPARISDREKKAPLKT; encoded by the exons ATGGGGATCATCGAGAAGATCAAAGAGATCGAAGCCGAGATGGCTCGGACGCAGAAGAACAAGGCCACAG AGTATCATCTTGGTCAGCTCAAGGCAAAGATAGCAAAGCTAAGAACGCAGTTGCTGGAGCCTCCAAAA GGTTCTAGTGGAGCTGGAGAGGGTTTTGAAGTTACAAAATATGGTCATGGGCGTGTGGCCCTAATAGGATTTCCAAG TGTGGGGAAGTCGACACTTTTGACTTTGTTAACCGGCACGCATTCAGAAGCTGCATCTTATGAGTTCACAACACTTACTTGCATTCCTGGGATTGTACATTACAACGATGCAAAAATTCAGTTGTTGGACCTTCCTGGAATTATAGAAGGTGCTTCCGAAGGCAAGGGACGTGGTCGGCAg GTTATTGCTGTTGCAAAGTCTTCCGACATCGTATTGATGGTTCTTGATGCCTCCAAA AGTGAAGGCCATCGGCAAATACTGACGAGGGAGCTGGAAGCTGTGGGTTTGCGTTTGAACAAGAGGCCACCTCAA ATAtattttaagaagaaaaaaactggTGGCATTTCATTCAACAGCACTCTGCCTCTAACGCATGTGGATGAGAAGCTCTGTTATCAAATTCTACATGAATACAAAATTCATAATGCGGAG GTGCTCTTTCGTGAGGATGCTACTGCGGATGATCTCATAGATGTCATTGAAGGAAACCGAAAATACATGAAGTGCATATATGTTTACAACAAAATAGATGTGATTGGTATTGATGATGTGGACAGGTTGGCCCGGCAGCCAAATTCCATTGTTATTAGCTGCAATCTGAAG CTTAACTTTGACCGACTACTTTCAAAGATTTGGGAAGATATGGGGCTCGTCAGAATTTACTCAAAGCCACAAGGCCAACAGCCAGATTTTACTGATCCCTTTGTTCTTTCCACA GATAGAGGCGGCTGTTCGGttgaggacttctgcaaccacATTCACAGGAGTTTGGTGAAGGATGTGAAGTATGTTCTGGTATGGGGTACTAGTGCAAGACACTATCCACAGCACTGTGGTCTTTGTCACGTTCTCCAAGATGAGGATGTTGTTCAGGTTGTCAAGAAAAAG GACAAGGATGAGGGAGGAAGGGGAAGATTCAAGTCGCACTCAAATGCTCCTGCTCGAATATCTGATAGAGAGAAGAAAGCTCCTTTGAAGACGTAA
- the LOC104422996 gene encoding vacuolar protein sorting-associated protein 2 homolog 1 produces MSFLFGQRKTPAELLRENKRMLDKSIREIERERQGLQTQEKKLISEIKKNAKQGQMGAVRVMAKDLIRTRHQIEKFYKLKSQLQGVALRIQTLKSTQAMGEAMKGVTKAMGQMNRQMNLPSLQRIMQEFERQNEKMELVSEVMGDAIDDAMEGDEEEAETEELVNQVLDEIGIDMNSELLNAPSGTVAAPAATNKVAQAESTATGDGGIDDDLQARLDNLRKM; encoded by the exons AACTTCTGCGGGAAAATAAGCGGATGCTAGACAAGTCCATTAGagaaatagaaagggaaaggcaaggtcTTCAAACTCAAGAAAAGAAGTTGATCAGTGAGATAAAGAAAAATGCCAAACAAGGACAGATG GGTGCTGTGAGGGTAATGGCAAAGGACCTGATCCGAACTCGACATCAGATTGAGAAATTTTACAAGCTGAAATCACAACTTCAGGGTGTGGCTTTAAGAattcag ACCCTGAAATCAACTCAAGCAATGGGTGAGGCCATGAAAGGTGTAACCAAGGCAATGGGGCAGATGAACAGACAGATGAACTTGCCATCGTTGCAGAGGATAATGCAGGAATTTGAGAGGCAGAATGAAAAGATGGAGTTGGTGAGCGAGGTCATGGGAGATGCTATAGATGATGCCATGGAAGGCGATGAAGAAGAGGCGGAGACAGAAGAGCTAGTTAATCAGGTGCTTGATGAGATTGGTATTGATATGAACTCAGAG CTTCTAAATGCACCCTCAGGCACTGTTGCTGCTCCGGCTGCAACAAACAAGGTCGCACAAGCTGAATCTACAGCGACTGGTGACGGCGGAATTGATGATGACTTACAGGCGAGGTTGGATAATCTACGAAAGATGTAA
- the LOC104422995 gene encoding putative pentatricopeptide repeat-containing protein At5g37570, protein MSRHHQDRPAIALLKHCLRISKTVDQLKQSHALILKTLPEPNPDSREDERLLPFLLVKLLRVPGDNLRYARYLFDEMPHGRTQFLWASLVRAHVAGGQFTRCISLYARMHRAGVSPSAFVFSSVLNACARAPALSKGKQVHARVLNLGFLGNKIVETALLDMYAKSGAVSDARSIFDDMGGKDVVTWTAMIRGYSKLRMMEDARQLFDALETRNDMSWTTMVAGYANCGDMNAARELYDKMPGKNCVTWVAMIAGYGKIGDVTKAKRVFDEAQVKDAACWAAMLSCYAQNGYAMEALEMYREMRKLRVKINDVAVVGAISACTQLADIKMANELAVHVEETCCRRTNFLSGALINMHSRCGNIDQAQTEFRRMKNKDVISYSSMIRALSDHGKGLEALELFQEMLKDGIKPNHITFVSVLSACSHAGLVEEGLMHFSLMTKTFGIEPLIEHYSTIIDLLGRAGQLEKAYDIVIHSQGVCDAGVWGALLGACRVHGNVELGEMVAKKLFAIEPENTGNYMLLADIYASVNRWEEAEKVKGLVSERGLRKLPGSSCI, encoded by the exons ATGAGTCGTCATCACCAAGACCGACCGGCCATTGCTCTGCTCAAACATTGCCTCCGAATCAGCAAGACCGTCGACCAACTGAAGCAATCTCACGCCCTCATTCTCAAAACCCTGCCCGAACCGAACCCAGATAGTCGCGAGGACGAACGTCTGCTGCCCTTCTTGCTCGTCAAGCTCCTCCGGGTCCCCGGCGACAACCTCCGTTATGCACGCTacctgttcgacgaaatgccccaCGGCAGGACCCAGTTCCTCTGGGCTTCTCTCGTCCGTGCCCACGTCGCCGGTGGCCAGTTCACCCGGTGCATCTCTTTGTACGCCCGGATGCACCGCGCGGGCGTCTCGCCGTCGGCGTTTGTCTTCTCGTCGGTGCTCAACGCGTGTGCTCGTGCGCCGGCCCTCTCCAAGGGCAAGCAGGTCCACGCGAGAGTGCTGAATCTTGGTTTCTTGGGGAACAAGATTGTGGAAACTGCTCTTCTGGACATGTATGCCAAGTCTGGGGCCGTATCTGATGCGAGGAGTATCTTTGATGACATGGGTGGGAAAGATGTTGTGACATGGACTGCAATGATACGTGGGTATTCTAAGTTGCGCATGATGGAGGATGCCCGGCAGTTGTTTGACGCGTTGGAGACCCGAAACGACATGAGTTGGACGACCATGGTCGCAGGGTATGCAAATTGTGGTGACATGAACGCAGCTAGGGAGTTGTACGATAAGATGCCGGGCAAGAACTGTGTTACTTGGGTTGCTATGATTGCAGGGTATGGGAAGATTGGGGATGTGACTAAAGCGAAGAGAGTATTTGATGAGGCACAAGTGAAGGATGCAGCATGTTGGGCAGCGATGTTAAGTTGTTATGCACAGAATGGCTATGCAATGGAAGCTTTGGAGATGTATAGGGAGATGAGGAAATTGCGAGTAAAAATCAATGATGTGGCCGTCGTAGGGGCTATTTCTGCTTGTACACAACTTGCAGACATAAAAATGGCAAATGAACTGGCTGTGCATGTGGAGGAAACATGCTGTA GGAGGACGAACTTTCTATCTGGTGCATTGATCAACATGCATTCAAGATGTGGGAATATTGATCAAGCACAGACCGAATTTAGAAGAATGAAGAACAAGGATGTGATATCCTACAGCTCAATGATTAGAGCCCTCAGCGACCATGGGAAGGGTCTTGAAGCTCTAGAGCTGTTCCAGGAGATGCTAAAAGATGGTATTAAACCAAACCATATAACTTTCGTTTCTGTACTTAGTGCATGTAGCCATGCTGGATTGGTGGAAGAAGGATTGATGCATTTCAGTCTGATGACAAAGACTTTTGGTATTGAGCCATTGATCGAGCACTACTCAACCATAATTGACCTCCTGGGAAGGGCTGGCCAGCTTGAGAAGGCATATGATATTGTGATACACTCTCAGGGCGTCTGTGACGCCGGTGTCTGGGGTGCTCTACTAGGAGCTTGCAGGGTCCATGGCAATGTGGAGTTGGGAGAGATGGTAGCGAAAAAGCTATTTGCAATCGAGCCTGAGAATACTGGAAATTATATGCTTTTGGCAGATATTTATGCATCTGTAAATAGATGGGAGGAGGCAGAGAAAGTGAAAGGGCTGGTGAGCGAAAGAGGATTGAGAAAATTACCTGGAAGTAGCTGCATATGA